The following are from one region of the Bos mutus isolate GX-2022 chromosome 18, NWIPB_WYAK_1.1, whole genome shotgun sequence genome:
- the KLHL36 gene encoding kelch-like protein 36 isoform X1 — MMEGSRQTRVSRPYKISESSKVYRWAEHSGTVLQRLNEQRLRGLFCDVVLVADEQRLPAHRNLLAVCSDYFNSMFTLGMREAFQKEVELIGASYIGLKAVVDFLYGGELVLDGGNIDYVLETAHLLQIWTAVDFCCEYLEQEVSEDNYLYLQELASIYSLKRLDAFIDSFILSRFGTLSFTPAFLQNISMQKLCAYLGSSEVQRECEHDLLQAALQWLTQQPEREAHAYQVLENIHFPLIPKNDLLHRVKPAVCSLLPREANCEGFIEEAVRYHNSLAAQPVMQTKRTALRTTQECLLFVGGEVSERCLELSDDTCYLDAQSEQWVKETPLPARRSHHCVAVLGGFIFIAGGSFSRDNGGDAASNLLYRYDPRCKQWIKVASMNQRRVDFYLASIEDMLVAVGGRNENGALSSVETYSPKTDSWSYVAGLPRFTYGHAGTIYKDFVYISGGHDYQIGPYRKNLLCYDHRTDVWEERRPMSTARGWHSMCSLGDSIYSIGGSDDSLESMERFDVLGVEAYSPQCNQWTRVAPLLHANSESGVAVWEGRIYILGGYSWENTAFSKTVQVYDRDKDKWSEGTELPKAIAGVSACVCALKPRLEDKKKKGKGKRPQDHGQ; from the exons ATGATGGAGGGAAGCCGGCAGACGCGAGTGTCTCGGCCGTACAAGATCAGCGAGTCCTCAAAG GTGTACCGCTGGGCCGAGCACTCGGGCACAGTGCTGCAGCGGCTGAATGAGCAGCGCCTGCGCGGCCTCTTCTGCGACGTGGTCCTGGTGGCCGATGAGCAGCGCCTGCCGGCCCACCGCAACCTGCTGGCCGTGTGCAGCGACTACTTCAACTCCATGTTCACCCTGGGCATGCGCGAGGCCTTCCAGAAGGAGGTGGAGCTGATCGGCGCCTCCTACATCGGGCTCAAGGCCGTGGTGGACTTCCTGTACGGCGGGGAGCTGGTGCTGGACGGCGGCAACATCGACTACGTGCTGGAGACGGCCCACCTGCTGCAGATCTGGACTGCGGTGGACTTCTGCTGCGAGTACCTGGAGCAGGAGGTGAGCGAGGACAACTACCTGTACCTGCAGGAGCTGGCCTCCATCTACAGCCTCAAGCGGCTGGACGCCTTCATCGACAGCTTCATCCTCAGCCGCTTCGGCACGCTGTCCTTCACGCCCGCCTTTCTGCAGAACATCTCCATGCAGAAGCTGTGCGCCTACCTGGGCAGCAGCGAGGTGCAGCGGGAGTGTGAGCACGACCTGCTGCAGGCCGCCCTGCAGTGGCTGACGCAGCAGCCCGAGCGCGAGGCCCATGCCTATCAGGTGCTGGAGAACATCCACTTCCCGCTCATCCCCAAGAACGACCTGCTGCACCGCGTCAAGCCCGCCGTGTGCTCGCTGCTGCCGCGCGAGGCCAACTGCGAGGGCTTCATCGAGGAGGCCGTGCGCTACCACAACAGCCTGGCGGCCCAGCCCGTCATGCAGACCAAGCGCACGGCCCTCCGCACCACCCAGGAGTGCCTGCTCTTTGTGGGCGGCGAGGTCTCCGAGCGGTGTCTGGAGCTCAGCGACGACACCTGCTACCTGGACGCCCAGAGTGAGCAGTGGGTCAAGGAGACGCCCCTGCCGGCCCGGCGGAGCCACCACTGCGTCGCTGTGCTGGGGGGGTTCATCTTCATCGCCGGCGGCAGCTTCTCACGGGACAACGGAGGGGATGCGGCCTCCAATCTCCTTTATAGGTATGACCCCCGCTGTAAACAGTGGATCAAG GTGGCCTCCATGAACCAGCGCCGTGTGGATTTCTACCTGGCCTCCATCGAGGACATGCTGGTGGCCGTCGGCGGCCGAAATGAGAACGGAGCACTCTCCTCGGTAGAGACCTACAGCCCAAAGACCGACTCCTGGTCCTATGTAGCCGGCCTGCCAAG GTTCACCTATGGCCACGCGGGCACCATCTACAAGGACTTTGTGTACATCTCGGGGGGCCACGACTACCAGATCGGCCCCTACCGCAAGAACCTGCTGTGCTACGACCACCGGACGGACGTGTGGGAGGAGCGGCGGCCCATGAGCACTGCGCGCGGCTGGCACAGCATGTGCAGCCTGGGGGACAGCATCTACTCCATCGGCGGCAGCGACGACAGCCTGGAGTCCATGGAGCGCTTCGACGTGCTAGGCGTGGAGGCCTACAGCCCGCAGTGCAACCAGTGGACGCGCGTGGCGCCCCTGCTGCACGCCAACAGCGAGTCGGGTGTGGCCGTGTGGGAGGGCCGCATCTACATCCTGGGCGGCTACAGCTGGGAGAACACGGCCTTCTCCAAGACCGTGCAGGTCTACGACCGCGACAAGGACAAGTGGAGTGAGGGCACCGAGCTGCCCAAGGCCATCGCTGGCGTGTCGGCCTGCGTGTGCGCCCTGAAGCCGCGGCTGGAGGACAAGaagaagaagggcaaaggcaAGAGGCCCCAGGACCACGGCCAGTGA
- the KLHL36 gene encoding kelch-like protein 36 isoform X2, with amino-acid sequence MFTLGMREAFQKEVELIGASYIGLKAVVDFLYGGELVLDGGNIDYVLETAHLLQIWTAVDFCCEYLEQEVSEDNYLYLQELASIYSLKRLDAFIDSFILSRFGTLSFTPAFLQNISMQKLCAYLGSSEVQRECEHDLLQAALQWLTQQPEREAHAYQVLENIHFPLIPKNDLLHRVKPAVCSLLPREANCEGFIEEAVRYHNSLAAQPVMQTKRTALRTTQECLLFVGGEVSERCLELSDDTCYLDAQSEQWVKETPLPARRSHHCVAVLGGFIFIAGGSFSRDNGGDAASNLLYRYDPRCKQWIKVASMNQRRVDFYLASIEDMLVAVGGRNENGALSSVETYSPKTDSWSYVAGLPRFTYGHAGTIYKDFVYISGGHDYQIGPYRKNLLCYDHRTDVWEERRPMSTARGWHSMCSLGDSIYSIGGSDDSLESMERFDVLGVEAYSPQCNQWTRVAPLLHANSESGVAVWEGRIYILGGYSWENTAFSKTVQVYDRDKDKWSEGTELPKAIAGVSACVCALKPRLEDKKKKGKGKRPQDHGQ; translated from the exons ATGTTCACCCTGGGCATGCGCGAGGCCTTCCAGAAGGAGGTGGAGCTGATCGGCGCCTCCTACATCGGGCTCAAGGCCGTGGTGGACTTCCTGTACGGCGGGGAGCTGGTGCTGGACGGCGGCAACATCGACTACGTGCTGGAGACGGCCCACCTGCTGCAGATCTGGACTGCGGTGGACTTCTGCTGCGAGTACCTGGAGCAGGAGGTGAGCGAGGACAACTACCTGTACCTGCAGGAGCTGGCCTCCATCTACAGCCTCAAGCGGCTGGACGCCTTCATCGACAGCTTCATCCTCAGCCGCTTCGGCACGCTGTCCTTCACGCCCGCCTTTCTGCAGAACATCTCCATGCAGAAGCTGTGCGCCTACCTGGGCAGCAGCGAGGTGCAGCGGGAGTGTGAGCACGACCTGCTGCAGGCCGCCCTGCAGTGGCTGACGCAGCAGCCCGAGCGCGAGGCCCATGCCTATCAGGTGCTGGAGAACATCCACTTCCCGCTCATCCCCAAGAACGACCTGCTGCACCGCGTCAAGCCCGCCGTGTGCTCGCTGCTGCCGCGCGAGGCCAACTGCGAGGGCTTCATCGAGGAGGCCGTGCGCTACCACAACAGCCTGGCGGCCCAGCCCGTCATGCAGACCAAGCGCACGGCCCTCCGCACCACCCAGGAGTGCCTGCTCTTTGTGGGCGGCGAGGTCTCCGAGCGGTGTCTGGAGCTCAGCGACGACACCTGCTACCTGGACGCCCAGAGTGAGCAGTGGGTCAAGGAGACGCCCCTGCCGGCCCGGCGGAGCCACCACTGCGTCGCTGTGCTGGGGGGGTTCATCTTCATCGCCGGCGGCAGCTTCTCACGGGACAACGGAGGGGATGCGGCCTCCAATCTCCTTTATAGGTATGACCCCCGCTGTAAACAGTGGATCAAG GTGGCCTCCATGAACCAGCGCCGTGTGGATTTCTACCTGGCCTCCATCGAGGACATGCTGGTGGCCGTCGGCGGCCGAAATGAGAACGGAGCACTCTCCTCGGTAGAGACCTACAGCCCAAAGACCGACTCCTGGTCCTATGTAGCCGGCCTGCCAAG GTTCACCTATGGCCACGCGGGCACCATCTACAAGGACTTTGTGTACATCTCGGGGGGCCACGACTACCAGATCGGCCCCTACCGCAAGAACCTGCTGTGCTACGACCACCGGACGGACGTGTGGGAGGAGCGGCGGCCCATGAGCACTGCGCGCGGCTGGCACAGCATGTGCAGCCTGGGGGACAGCATCTACTCCATCGGCGGCAGCGACGACAGCCTGGAGTCCATGGAGCGCTTCGACGTGCTAGGCGTGGAGGCCTACAGCCCGCAGTGCAACCAGTGGACGCGCGTGGCGCCCCTGCTGCACGCCAACAGCGAGTCGGGTGTGGCCGTGTGGGAGGGCCGCATCTACATCCTGGGCGGCTACAGCTGGGAGAACACGGCCTTCTCCAAGACCGTGCAGGTCTACGACCGCGACAAGGACAAGTGGAGTGAGGGCACCGAGCTGCCCAAGGCCATCGCTGGCGTGTCGGCCTGCGTGTGCGCCCTGAAGCCGCGGCTGGAGGACAAGaagaagaagggcaaaggcaAGAGGCCCCAGGACCACGGCCAGTGA